In a single window of the Flavobacterium sp. W4I14 genome:
- a CDS encoding hypothetical protein (product_source=Hypo-rule applied; cath_funfam=3.40.1620.10; superfamily=143120) — MKTMSVGEFKAHFSEVLEDVKAGIGIAVTYGRKKVVIGYFLPESGKSKTKRKLGPLEGKAKVIFNDDFAMTDEELLGL, encoded by the coding sequence ATGAAAACAATGTCTGTTGGAGAATTTAAAGCTCACTTTTCTGAAGTACTTGAAGATGTTAAGGCAGGTATTGGTATTGCCGTAACTTATGGAAGAAAAAAAGTGGTTATTGGCTATTTTCTTCCAGAATCAGGTAAAAGTAAAACTAAAAGAAAATTGGGTCCTTTAGAAGGTAAGGCTAAAGTGATTTTTAACGACGATTTTGCCATGACAGATGAAGAGCTGCTAGGTCTATGA
- a CDS encoding dCMP deaminase (product_source=KO:K01493; cath_funfam=3.40.140.10; cog=COG2131; ko=KO:K01493; pfam=PF00383; superfamily=53927), translated as MADKPSFDSIFMNLATDLAARSHCVRAHVGAVLTKDTRIISIGYNGPPAGTHNCDEEWPEHGCARDSKGSCSLALHAEENAILYASKNGSKIEGCTLYTTLSPCIACARLILSSGIKLVYYSKSYAAYKGLPSDEGVDFLRKFGVEVVLMES; from the coding sequence ATGGCAGATAAACCAAGTTTCGATTCGATATTTATGAACCTTGCCACCGATTTGGCAGCCCGTTCGCATTGCGTACGTGCCCATGTAGGTGCAGTGCTCACTAAAGATACCCGTATTATTTCTATCGGCTATAATGGCCCACCAGCTGGTACCCACAATTGCGATGAGGAATGGCCTGAGCATGGCTGTGCGCGTGATAGTAAGGGGAGTTGTTCTTTAGCCTTACACGCTGAGGAGAATGCAATTCTGTATGCTTCTAAAAACGGTTCGAAAATAGAGGGCTGTACTTTATATACCACCTTATCGCCTTGTATCGCCTGCGCAAGGTTGATTTTATCTTCAGGAATTAAGTTGGTATATTATTCGAAATCGTACGCGGCTTACAAAGGTTTGCCAAGCGACGAAGGCGTAGATTTTTTACGGAAATTTGGCGTTGAGGTGGTTTTAATGGAATCTTAA
- a CDS encoding FHS family L-fucose permease-like MFS transporter (product_source=KO:K02429; cath_funfam=1.20.1250.20; cog=COG0738; ko=KO:K02429; pfam=PF07690; superfamily=103473; transmembrane_helix_parts=Inside_1_12,TMhelix_13_35,Outside_36_49,TMhelix_50_72,Inside_73_84,TMhelix_85_107,Outside_108_116,TMhelix_117_139,Inside_140_150,TMhelix_151_173,Outside_174_187,TMhelix_188_210,Inside_211_229,TMhelix_230_252,Outside_253_271,TMhelix_272_291,Inside_292_303,TMhelix_304_323,Outside_324_327,TMhelix_328_344,Inside_345_355,TMhelix_356_378,Outside_379_381,TMhelix_382_404,Inside_405_410,TMhelix_411_430,Outside_431_434,TMhelix_435_457,Inside_458_478): MSSEQTQTKWGQFIPLVTVFFFWGFVAASNDILIPVFKKAFDLSQAESQLVSLAFYIAYTVGALIYNGISVIIGQDIVNKLGYKNSLALGLVISALGTLLFYPAANMHSFPLMLSGLFIVALGFSLQQTVANPLAIALGPIKTGSQRLTLAGGINNFGTTIGPLIVSFAIFGSAANATTNISIESVKIPYLILGVAFIAVAVFLKMSSLPDRPALVEAVVEDTKSIKGSALQYPQLVLGMIAIFVYVGVEVSTASNLPAYMEKDLGFAIKDIAPYISLYWASMMIGRWTGAVEAFTDNISTQKVLRFIAPYLAFGIFLAVNAIAKHDLAPFYVYGLIILVLIAADMASKGNPARMLLIFSAIGITALLIGMFTKGMISVYAITSVGLFCSTLWPCIFTLAVSGLGKHTSQGSSFLIMMIMGGGIISWAQGAVSEFTGIQYSYVVGIICFAYLAFYAWKVAGILRSQGINFDQKISGGH, translated from the coding sequence ATGAGTTCAGAACAAACACAAACCAAGTGGGGGCAGTTTATTCCTTTGGTTACGGTATTCTTTTTCTGGGGCTTTGTAGCCGCCAGTAATGACATTTTAATACCGGTATTTAAAAAAGCTTTTGATTTATCGCAAGCCGAAAGTCAATTGGTTTCATTGGCATTTTATATTGCTTATACAGTGGGTGCTTTAATTTATAACGGTATTTCTGTTATAATAGGACAAGATATTGTAAACAAACTGGGTTATAAAAATTCGCTTGCGCTTGGTCTGGTTATTTCGGCACTTGGAACCTTATTGTTTTATCCTGCAGCAAACATGCATTCATTTCCTTTAATGCTTTCAGGCTTATTTATTGTAGCATTAGGTTTCTCCTTACAGCAGACTGTTGCAAATCCATTAGCTATTGCATTAGGACCAATTAAAACAGGTTCGCAACGTTTAACGCTTGCCGGTGGGATTAATAACTTTGGTACAACCATTGGACCACTTATTGTAAGTTTTGCTATTTTTGGTTCTGCGGCAAATGCAACTACAAATATTAGTATAGAAAGCGTTAAAATTCCATATCTGATTTTAGGAGTTGCTTTTATTGCCGTTGCTGTTTTCTTAAAAATGTCATCGTTGCCTGATCGACCTGCTTTGGTTGAAGCTGTGGTTGAGGATACTAAATCGATTAAGGGATCTGCTTTGCAATATCCGCAATTGGTTTTAGGTATGATTGCCATATTTGTTTATGTGGGTGTTGAGGTATCTACCGCAAGTAATCTACCAGCTTATATGGAGAAAGATTTAGGCTTTGCCATTAAAGATATTGCCCCTTATATCTCTTTATATTGGGCAAGTATGATGATTGGTCGTTGGACAGGTGCTGTTGAAGCTTTTACTGATAATATCAGCACACAAAAAGTATTGCGTTTTATTGCACCATATTTAGCTTTTGGTATTTTCTTAGCTGTAAATGCCATTGCAAAACATGATCTTGCTCCATTTTATGTATACGGTTTGATTATATTGGTGTTAATTGCTGCTGATATGGCGAGTAAAGGTAACCCGGCCCGCATGTTGCTAATTTTTTCGGCAATAGGTATTACTGCGTTGTTAATCGGAATGTTTACTAAAGGAATGATAAGTGTTTATGCCATTACCAGTGTAGGTTTATTCTGTAGCACTTTATGGCCTTGTATTTTTACTTTGGCTGTAAGTGGTTTAGGTAAGCACACCAGTCAGGGAAGTAGCTTCTTAATTATGATGATTATGGGGGGTGGTATTATTAGCTGGGCACAAGGTGCTGTATCAGAATTTACAGGTATTCAATACAGTTATGTTGTAGGGATTATCTGTTTTGCTTACTTGGCATTCTATGCCTGGAAAGTGGCTGGAATATTAAGATCACAAGGAATAAATTTTGATCAAAAAATTTCTGGCGGACATTAA
- a CDS encoding PIN domain nuclease of toxin-antitoxin system (product_source=COG3744; cog=COG3744; pfam=PF01850; superfamily=88723) → MIYLLDTHVFLWTIVDPKKLSEKAISIIENNENTIFISAISLWEISLKYALGKLNLIGLEPNELMRQAKDLGFDLMPVSPESAASHYQLNATWHRDPFDRMLIWQAIQKEITLISKDENISKYQSAGLKVVW, encoded by the coding sequence ATGATTTACTTGTTAGATACACATGTGTTTTTGTGGACGATAGTTGATCCGAAAAAGCTTTCAGAAAAGGCAATTTCTATAATTGAAAATAACGAAAATACAATTTTTATTAGTGCCATTAGTCTCTGGGAAATATCGCTTAAATATGCCCTTGGTAAACTCAATCTCATTGGTTTAGAACCTAATGAATTGATGAGGCAAGCAAAAGATTTGGGTTTTGACTTAATGCCAGTTTCGCCAGAATCAGCAGCAAGTCATTATCAGTTAAATGCTACCTGGCATAGAGACCCTTTTGATAGGATGTTAATATGGCAGGCTATTCAAAAAGAGATAACCTTAATTAGCAAGGATGAAAATATTAGTAAATACCAATCTGCAGGATTAAAGGTTGTTTGGTGA
- a CDS encoding GMP synthase (glutamine-hydrolyzing) (product_source=KO:K01951; cath_funfam=3.30.300.10,3.40.50.620,3.40.50.880; cog=COG0518,COG0519; ko=KO:K01951; pfam=PF00117,PF00958,PF02540; superfamily=52317,52402; tigrfam=TIGR00884,TIGR00888), producing MQEKIIIVDFGSQFTQLIARRVRELNIYCEIYPYNNLPEVTPDVKGVIFSGSPFSVRQEDAPQIDLSKYHLKFPLLAVCYGAQYIAQHSNGSVQASSTREYGRANLNFVNQENKLFKGINIGSQVWMSHGDTITDIPADFELIASTDSVKVAAYHIKDSDTYAIQFHPEVTHSIDGKILLENFLVDICGCSQDWTSAAFVETTIADIKATVGNDKVVLALSGGVDSSVAAVLLHKAIGTNLHCIFVDNGLLRKNEYESVLEQYKDFGLNIKGVDAKDKFLGQLAGVEDPETKRKIIGRVFIEVFDEESHLIQDVKWLAQGTIYPDIIESVSVKGPSATIKSHHNVGGLPDFMKLKVVEPLKTLFKDEVRRVGTTLGLESFILGRHPFPGPGLGIRIIGEVTPEKVAILQDADKIYIDNLKEAGLYDKVWQAGAIFLPVRSVGVMGDERTYENVIALRAVESLDGMTADWCHLPYPVLAKISNEIINKVKGINRVVYDISSKPPATIEWE from the coding sequence ATGCAAGAAAAAATCATTATCGTCGATTTTGGTTCGCAATTTACACAACTCATCGCTCGTAGGGTTCGCGAACTAAATATTTACTGTGAAATATATCCATACAACAATCTTCCTGAGGTTACGCCTGATGTAAAAGGAGTTATTTTTTCGGGTAGTCCATTCTCTGTTCGTCAGGAAGATGCGCCTCAGATCGATTTATCGAAATACCATTTAAAATTTCCTTTATTGGCTGTTTGTTATGGCGCACAATACATCGCTCAGCATTCTAACGGTTCTGTCCAAGCATCTTCTACACGAGAATATGGCCGTGCTAACCTGAATTTTGTAAACCAGGAGAATAAATTATTTAAAGGCATTAACATCGGTTCACAAGTTTGGATGAGCCATGGCGATACCATTACCGATATTCCAGCAGATTTTGAGCTGATTGCCAGTACCGATAGCGTAAAAGTGGCAGCTTACCATATTAAAGATTCAGATACTTATGCCATCCAGTTTCACCCTGAGGTAACGCACAGTATTGATGGGAAAATCCTTTTAGAAAACTTCTTGGTTGACATTTGCGGATGCAGCCAGGACTGGACTTCTGCTGCTTTTGTTGAAACCACAATTGCCGATATTAAAGCTACTGTAGGTAACGATAAAGTTGTTTTGGCACTTTCAGGTGGTGTTGACAGTAGTGTTGCTGCGGTACTATTGCATAAAGCCATCGGTACAAACCTACACTGTATATTTGTTGATAATGGTTTATTGCGTAAAAACGAATATGAAAGTGTTTTAGAGCAGTATAAAGATTTTGGCTTAAATATTAAAGGCGTTGATGCTAAAGACAAATTCTTGGGCCAATTGGCCGGAGTAGAAGATCCGGAAACCAAACGTAAAATTATTGGCCGTGTATTTATCGAAGTTTTCGACGAAGAATCTCACCTGATCCAAGATGTAAAGTGGTTGGCCCAAGGTACAATCTATCCTGATATTATTGAATCGGTTTCGGTTAAAGGGCCGTCGGCAACCATTAAATCGCACCATAATGTAGGTGGTTTGCCAGATTTTATGAAACTTAAAGTAGTAGAGCCACTTAAAACTTTGTTTAAAGATGAAGTAAGGAGAGTAGGTACCACTTTAGGATTAGAATCGTTCATTTTAGGCCGTCACCCATTTCCGGGCCCAGGCCTGGGTATCCGCATTATCGGAGAGGTTACTCCAGAAAAGGTTGCCATTTTACAAGATGCCGATAAAATTTATATCGATAATTTAAAAGAAGCAGGCCTCTATGATAAAGTATGGCAGGCAGGCGCTATCTTCTTACCGGTAAGATCGGTTGGCGTGATGGGCGATGAGCGTACCTACGAAAATGTAATTGCATTAAGGGCGGTTGAATCACTTGATGGGATGACTGCAGATTGGTGCCATTTACCTTATCCGGTATTGGCTAAAATCTCAAACGAGATCATCAATAAAGTTAAAGGGATCAATAGAGTGGTATACGATATCAGCTCTAAACCACCTGCAACTATCGAGTGGGAATAG